The Desulfuromonadales bacterium genome segment AGGGGGTAGGGTCGCTGAAGACATGGTCTGTCGATCCTCGTAAGGGTTGACCGAATTGGTCTGACCAAGTTATTAAAATTCATCCTCCATGTCAAACCCGAAAACCGGGGGCGCAGGGGACGGGTCTTGTGTAGGCACATTTTGGGCCGGGATGCTTTATCTGGCAGGCGTCCCGGGTCCGCAGCAGGTGCGGGAAAGGGGGAGGGTATCGGGAAAACTGCTGGAGGAACCCGGACCAGGACCGAAAGGACTGGCCGGCCGTCAAAAACCGTAGCCGCCGGTAGCCATTCGCTTCAGGCGCCCGTTTTCAAAGGTAAGATGCAGCAGGAAATGACTGGGGCCGAAGTTGTAGGTCCACTCATCGATGCGGATGGTCGTGCGCCGCGAGCGGTCAAAGCGGTTGATGATCAATTCGTCGGCATCGCGGATTTCGCTGAAATCGGGCGGACCGCACATGCGCAGCACCTCGAATTTGGTGTCGCCGATGCTCAGGACCTTGCCCTCGCGGCAGGATTGGACGGACAGTCGGCTGCCGCGGTCGCCGGTGGCGATGCTCTCCAGCCGGCTGTTCCGGAAGCGCAGGATGTGTAGCAGACGGGTCGGGCCGAAATCGTAGAGCCATTCCTCCATCACGACGGTCTGCCGCTCCAGGGTATCGAAGAAGCGGCGGTCGATGACCTCATCCTCCCAGCGTTCGCGCCAAACGGGCTCGCCACACTTGTTCAGCACTTCGATGACGTGGTCGCCCTCGTGCACCAGATTGTTGCCGCAGCGAAGTCCCAAGGCCGGAGCCGCCAGCACGAGCAGCGCGACCATGGCCACGCTCGCACAGCGCAGAGAAAAACGTGGCATGATGCCCCCTTTCCTGCTGCCATTGTAGCATGCCGCCTCCCTTGGTCGACAAGGACGGCAGCGAACCGGCGGCTTCGAGGCGGTTTGACTCTTTGCCGGGCGCGGACCATCGACAACAAAAAAAGGCCCCCTTTGCAAGGGGCCTTTTTTGTCGCAACCTGGAATGGATCGCTTACTTCTTGTGGCAGTCGCCGCACTTGGTGGGGCCGGCGCCTTTGGTGGTGTGGCACTCCTTGCAGAGGGCGTGCGCCTTGTCCTTGTCGAGTTCGAGCTTGGCCGGAGTACCTGCGCCGTGGCAGGGCACGCAGGTGAGCTTCTCGCCGTGCACCTTGTGGTTGAAGGTGACGTCGCCGTTCTTGGCTTTCAGCGTCACGGTGTCAGCGGCGAAGGTGGTGGTGGCAGCAAAGGCGACCAGCATGGCGGCAACAAACAGCTTCTTCATGATTCTCTCCTTCTGGTTGATGGTTTAGGCATGAGCGCCTGATTCCGGGTAAATATATACCCCAAATTCTGCGCTCCTGCATTGGACATCTGCCTCCGTGCCACCCGATGTCGGTATGAATTTCAATGTTTTCAACTGGTTGATTAGCCCCATGTCGGGTTGCGGGGAGGTGGTGAATGAAGGTGCAAAGTCCAGGGCCCATAGGCGAAAGTCCATAGCCCCTGGTCGACGATCTGCGCGGAAGGTGCCTTTTGGCGTTGGCCGTTTCGGAGTGGCGTGCTATATATGGAGCCGTCGCCCGGCCGGAAGCCGTCTCCTGCCCTTGTGTTGTGGTGACTGAACCCAGCTGTATGCCCATCGTGCACCGAGTCGAGGTAAATGAATTGTTCAGCTGTCTGCAGATGAAGCGGTTTGCCTGTGCTCTCCTGATCGCCCTGGCCTGCCAGTGCGGTCTGCCCGGCATCGGCCAGGCCGAGGCCGTCCCGGAATATACCATCGGCCAGCTTTTCGCCGCTTCCCCGCGGTCGAAGGATATCCGCTTCGCCAAGGTGGTCGAACAGCGGGTCCGCATCATCACCCCTTCCTGGTTCGTGCAGCCCGACAAGCTGCGCCACTTCTACTTCCATGAAACCTGGGGGCCGCAGATCAGTGCCCTG includes the following:
- a CDS encoding DUF2845 domain-containing protein, which translates into the protein MPRFSLRCASVAMVALLVLAAPALGLRCGNNLVHEGDHVIEVLNKCGEPVWRERWEDEVIDRRFFDTLERQTVVMEEWLYDFGPTRLLHILRFRNSRLESIATGDRGSRLSVQSCREGKVLSIGDTKFEVLRMCGPPDFSEIRDADELIINRFDRSRRTTIRIDEWTYNFGPSHFLLHLTFENGRLKRMATGGYGF
- a CDS encoding cytochrome c3 family protein; the encoded protein is MKKLFVAAMLVAFAATTTFAADTVTLKAKNGDVTFNHKVHGEKLTCVPCHGAGTPAKLELDKDKAHALCKECHTTKGAGPTKCGDCHKK